A window of the Chloroflexus sp. Y-396-1 genome harbors these coding sequences:
- a CDS encoding transposase, which produces MALATSVRGYTAHHSYRQSISAIRQHLKRICGVDVTAIHGLGEVLAQEIVIETGTDMTKFPNEKHFCSWLGLAPKNEIAGARFCAAPRSRPATAPDRSFAKRLLQSYARIVSLASFVGG; this is translated from the coding sequence ATGGCGCTGGCGACATCAGTGAGGGGGTACACGGCCCACCATTCATACAGGCAGTCCATTAGCGCCATCCGCCAGCATCTCAAGCGTATCTGCGGCGTGGACGTGACCGCCATTCACGGCCTGGGCGAAGTGTTGGCTCAGGAAATCGTCATAGAGACCGGCACAGATATGACGAAATTTCCCAACGAAAAACACTTCTGTTCCTGGTTGGGACTGGCACCGAAGAACGAAATCGCTGGGGCAAGGTTCTGCGCAGCGCCACGCTCAAGACCCGCAACCGCACCGGACAGGTCTTTCGCAAAGCGGCTGCTTCAGTCATACGCTCGGATTGTGTCTTTGGCGTCTTTTGTCGGCGGATGA
- a CDS encoding lycopene cyclase family protein has translation MDYDYIIVGAGAAGLSLAYQLGQSPLAHQTILLIDPNATRRNDRTWCFWEIGNGPFEAVVSRRWEYLWLYDNQWSARLAIAPYQYKLIQGIDFYRFVDEWIAQRPNITRLYGSVDRLVELPDGVAAIVGGKQYTARFAFNSVYRPTPTPPGYHTWLQHFKGWVITTRQPVFDAEAATFMDFRIPQAGDVRFGYVLPFDAHTALVEYTIFSPQLVSQSEYEIGLQRYISGQLGIDQYDITHIEYGIIPMSDVPLPLRPSPHVLNIGTAGGMSKPSTGYTFQRIQRQTRQIIASLVKEGHPFYPQPTFNRHALMDSILLNVLDAGRTPGHRFFANLFRHNPIQRVLRFLDEETTIAEDMALMSTVELAPFVIAALAVAWGRMSGLGRRALEMG, from the coding sequence ATGGACTACGACTACATTATTGTTGGTGCAGGAGCAGCAGGTCTTAGTCTGGCCTATCAGCTCGGCCAGAGTCCATTAGCTCACCAGACCATCCTGTTAATCGATCCCAACGCAACTCGGCGCAACGACCGCACCTGGTGTTTCTGGGAGATTGGGAATGGTCCTTTTGAAGCAGTTGTCTCCCGACGTTGGGAGTATCTCTGGCTTTATGACAATCAATGGTCGGCTCGGTTAGCAATTGCCCCGTACCAGTACAAGTTGATCCAAGGCATTGACTTCTACCGCTTTGTCGATGAGTGGATCGCGCAACGGCCAAACATTACCCGCCTGTACGGCAGTGTTGATCGGCTGGTCGAACTACCCGACGGGGTAGCCGCAATTGTTGGTGGGAAGCAGTACACTGCACGCTTTGCCTTCAACAGCGTGTATCGTCCAACGCCGACGCCTCCTGGTTATCATACCTGGCTGCAACATTTCAAGGGTTGGGTGATTACTACCCGCCAGCCTGTATTTGATGCTGAAGCCGCGACGTTCATGGATTTTCGGATTCCGCAAGCCGGTGATGTGCGATTTGGCTATGTTTTGCCCTTCGATGCGCATACGGCGCTGGTCGAGTACACCATCTTTTCGCCACAACTGGTTAGCCAGTCTGAATACGAGATTGGTTTACAACGCTACATTTCCGGTCAGCTCGGTATTGACCAATACGACATTACCCATATCGAGTATGGGATCATCCCGATGAGCGATGTGCCCTTACCACTTCGTCCTAGTCCGCATGTGCTTAACATTGGCACTGCTGGCGGGATGAGTAAACCATCAACCGGCTACACCTTTCAGCGTATCCAACGCCAGACCCGGCAGATTATCGCGAGCCTGGTTAAAGAGGGGCATCCATTCTACCCACAACCAACGTTCAACCGGCACGCACTTATGGATAGTATCCTGCTCAATGTCCTCGATGCAGGACGCACGCCGGGGCATCGCTTCTTTGCCAATCTCTTTCGTCATAATCCAATTCAGCGCGTCTTACGCTTCCTCGACGAAGAGACAACGATTGCCGAGGATATGGCCCTGATGTCAACGGTTGAACTCGCGCCATTTGTCATTGCAGCGCTGGCAGTGGCCTGGGGACGTATGAGCGGATTAGGGCGACGTGCGTTGGAGATGGGATAA
- a CDS encoding RNA polymerase sigma factor encodes MSSLPPHDLVAGIRSRDPHVLSWVYDTYGPRLFHYLLRRLGDPDLARDASHDVFVRFLERADTFEDRGVPLIAWLFRLARNLAIDVRRRCGRTIPFSAMALADYSADDGQSHLTLLAESQALRMALASLPPTYRQVLLLRFVYHLSLPETARQLGRTLGATKALQTRAVQLLRERMGSDDQAGERIPSPPMA; translated from the coding sequence ATGTCATCCCTGCCCCCTCACGACCTGGTCGCTGGCATCCGGAGCCGTGACCCCCACGTGCTGAGCTGGGTCTACGACACCTACGGCCCACGCCTGTTCCACTATCTGCTGCGTCGCCTCGGCGACCCCGACCTCGCCCGCGATGCCTCCCACGATGTGTTTGTCCGCTTTTTGGAACGGGCCGATACCTTCGAAGACCGTGGCGTGCCGCTCATCGCCTGGCTCTTCCGTCTCGCCCGCAACCTCGCTATCGATGTGCGTCGGCGCTGTGGGCGTACCATTCCGTTCAGTGCAATGGCCCTGGCCGATTACAGCGCTGACGACGGCCAGTCCCATCTCACCCTCTTGGCCGAGAGCCAGGCGCTGCGGATGGCGCTGGCGAGCCTGCCGCCGACCTACCGCCAGGTGCTGCTCTTGCGCTTTGTGTACCATCTTTCGCTGCCGGAGACCGCCCGCCAGCTTGGACGCACGCTGGGTGCCACCAAAGCCCTCCAAACACGCGCCGTGCAGCTCCTCCGCGAACGGATGGGCAGCGATGACCAGGCCGGTGAGCGGATCCCGTCTCCACCGATGGCGTAG
- a CDS encoding OsmC family protein: MGAVINASVRLREGLHFTAVANSGRPIELDSPHEGNAELAGPSPMETVLMALAGCTAMDVISILRKKRQPVAGLEVRAQGVRGDEYPKPYTEIELVYRCAGEVEPAALERAIELSRERYCPVWRMLGATVNIRYRYEIVPALD; encoded by the coding sequence ATGGGAGCAGTTATTAATGCCAGTGTACGTCTGCGTGAAGGTCTGCACTTTACGGCAGTTGCAAATTCTGGTCGTCCAATAGAACTTGACAGCCCACACGAGGGAAATGCCGAACTGGCCGGACCTTCACCGATGGAGACGGTGCTGATGGCGTTGGCCGGCTGTACGGCGATGGATGTCATCAGCATTCTGCGAAAGAAGCGGCAGCCAGTAGCTGGGCTTGAAGTACGGGCACAGGGTGTACGAGGCGATGAGTATCCGAAACCGTACACTGAAATAGAGCTGGTATACCGGTGCGCAGGTGAAGTTGAGCCGGCTGCACTCGAACGGGCGATTGAACTCTCGCGTGAACGCTACTGCCCGGTTTGGCGTATGCTAGGCGCAACGGTCAATATTCGCTATCGCTACGAAATTGTACCAGCACTCGATTAG
- a CDS encoding DUF4277 domain-containing protein — MGVVGRPLYLTPVFFANKPVERLLRPGLTAEMLNDDSLGRALDRLYEAGLTDIFSQAASRALRLWGIHHRFVHLDPPRSVARGGREAGEAGSGAHHPHLFAIQAPQPEASLSGCDDR; from the coding sequence TTGGGCGTTGTCGGTCGCCCCCTCTACCTGACCCCTGTGTTTTTCGCGAACAAACCCGTGGAGCGCCTGTTGCGTCCAGGATTGACCGCAGAGATGCTCAACGACGACAGTCTGGGGCGCGCTCTGGACAGACTGTACGAGGCTGGACTCACCGACATCTTTTCGCAGGCGGCTTCTCGTGCCCTGCGTCTTTGGGGCATCCACCATCGTTTCGTCCACCTGGACCCCCCTCGCTCGGTGGCGAGGGGAGGACGCGAAGCCGGAGAAGCCGGAAGTGGTGCGCATCACCCCCACCTCTTCGCGATCCAAGCGCCCCAACCTGAAGCAAGTCTGAGTGGCTGTGATGACCGGTGA
- a CDS encoding YceI family protein, producing the protein MTWIIDTSHSTITFSVRHMMISKVRGRFSRFDGTVDFDELNPVNSSVKVNIDASSIDTRDERRDAHLMSPDFLDVANYPTLTFVSKQIEVIDDNHGRIIGDLTIRGVTREVVLDVEYNGQSKSPWGTVSAGFSATTKINRKDWGLTWNVALETGGVLVGEEVAIDIELEIVKQVPQETSVAV; encoded by the coding sequence ATGACGTGGATCATTGACACTTCCCATTCAACCATAACCTTCTCGGTACGCCACATGATGATTTCCAAGGTACGTGGCCGCTTTTCGCGATTTGATGGCACGGTTGATTTCGACGAACTCAACCCGGTGAATTCATCAGTAAAAGTGAACATTGATGCGAGCAGCATCGATACTCGCGATGAACGCCGTGATGCTCATCTGATGTCACCCGACTTTCTGGATGTCGCCAATTACCCAACGCTCACGTTTGTCAGCAAGCAGATTGAGGTGATTGATGACAATCACGGACGAATAATCGGTGATCTGACGATACGCGGCGTTACCCGCGAGGTCGTGCTTGATGTAGAGTACAACGGACAATCAAAGTCACCGTGGGGAACAGTCAGCGCCGGTTTCAGCGCTACGACGAAGATCAACCGCAAAGACTGGGGGTTAACCTGGAACGTGGCCCTCGAAACGGGTGGGGTACTAGTTGGTGAAGAGGTTGCTATCGACATCGAACTTGAAATTGTCAAGCAGGTACCCCAAGAAACTTCAGTTGCAGTGTAG
- a CDS encoding helix-turn-helix domain-containing protein yields MRLGRLEAQLLSYLSRYNGMVCSYSDLAEHLYQWLDPDLRRLVQSRMQYLRQKLEPDPLQTRYLHTIRGIGYRLTMQPIAIRLAGRRCGGSCNGPF; encoded by the coding sequence ATCCGGCTCGGTCGCCTAGAAGCTCAGCTCCTGTCGTATCTCTCCCGGTACAACGGGATGGTGTGCAGTTATAGCGATCTCGCGGAACACCTGTACCAGTGGCTTGACCCTGATCTCAGACGCCTGGTGCAATCGCGGATGCAATATCTACGACAGAAACTGGAGCCGGATCCGCTGCAGACGCGCTATCTGCATACCATTCGCGGGATTGGCTATCGGCTGACGATGCAACCGATCGCAATACGGCTCGCCGGCCGGAGGTGCGGCGGAAGCTGCAACGGGCCGTTCTGA
- a CDS encoding CBS domain-containing protein gives MFVGERMSHPPITVTPDTSIHDAMHLMRTEHIRRAPVVSHGHLVGIVSLKDLINASPSPATTLSVWELNYLLSKLTVERVMTREVYTVTVDTPIEEAARIMADRRIGGLPVMKGNELVGIITETDLFKVFLELMGARSAGIRVTVAMADEPGALAKLTAAIANSGGNIIALGTFVGETASMSEVTFKVSGMTIEQVREVITPVVAKVIDVRESHP, from the coding sequence ATGTTTGTTGGCGAGCGGATGTCGCATCCCCCGATCACGGTTACCCCCGATACGTCGATTCACGATGCAATGCACCTTATGCGCACCGAGCACATTCGGCGCGCACCGGTTGTTTCTCACGGGCATCTGGTTGGTATCGTCTCCCTCAAAGACCTGATCAACGCCTCGCCTTCGCCAGCAACGACGCTGAGCGTTTGGGAATTGAACTACTTGCTAAGCAAGTTAACGGTTGAACGGGTAATGACCAGGGAGGTCTATACGGTTACAGTCGATACGCCTATCGAAGAAGCAGCGCGTATCATGGCCGACCGCCGGATCGGTGGTTTGCCGGTTATGAAGGGAAATGAGCTAGTTGGTATCATTACCGAGACCGATCTGTTTAAAGTCTTTCTTGAGCTGATGGGCGCCCGTTCAGCCGGCATTCGGGTTACAGTGGCAATGGCCGATGAACCGGGTGCACTAGCGAAGCTGACTGCCGCAATTGCCAACAGTGGTGGGAATATCATCGCCCTCGGCACCTTTGTTGGTGAAACAGCGTCGATGTCGGAAGTCACCTTCAAGGTGAGCGGAATGACGATTGAGCAGGTACGTGAAGTGATTACACCGGTGGTCGCAAAGGTTATCGATGTGCGCGAGAGCCATCCGTAA